A single region of the Serinus canaria isolate serCan28SL12 chromosome 1, serCan2020, whole genome shotgun sequence genome encodes:
- the STX19 gene encoding syntaxin-19 — MRDRLQELRLRAKELQMGGENNGATVQEEEQEEFEQQAIIYEKEPITERHLHEIQKLQNDINNLVEEVNKFSQQQKSLVSSMRRFSVLKKESNIAREIKLQAEHVRRGLDELSKTVRKAENEQGPARATVRILAAQHAFLSHRYLQAMLSYNEAITAKQDKCRTFILRQLEVAGKEVSEEEVNDMLQQGKWEIFNENLLTEVKITKAQLSEIEQRHKELVNLENQIKDVKELFIQISLLVEEQGQMINNIEIYMNNAQEYTQASKEKFGLAVRYKRRNPCKAICCWCCPCCR; from the coding sequence ATGAGAGACCGTCTGCAAGAGCTCAGACTGAGGGCTAAGGAACTACAGATGGGTGGGGAAAACAATGGGGCAACTGTAcaagaagaggagcaggaggagtttGAACAGCAGGCCATTATTTATGAAAAGGAGCCCATAACTGAAAGGCACTTGCACGAAATCCAGAAGCTTCAGAACGATATTAATAACCTGGTGGAAGAAGTCAATAAATTCagccaacaacaaaaaagcctcGTGTCTTCAATGAGAAGATTCAGCGTTCTCAAAAAGGAATCGAACATAGCGAGGGAGATCAAACTGCAAGCAGAACACGTCCGCAGAGGTTTGGATGAGCTGTCCAAAACAGTGAGGAAAGCTGAGAACGAGCAGGGCCCGGCCAGAGCCACGGTGAGGATCCTGGCGGCCCAGCACGCCTTCCTGTCCCACCGCTACCTGCAGGCCATGCTCTCCTACAACGAGGCCATCACCGCCAAGCAGGACAAGTGCAGGACCTTCATCCTCCGCCAGCTTGAGGTGGCTGGGAAAGAGGTGTCTGAGGAGGAGGTCAATGATATGCTCCAGCAAGGAAAATGGGAGATTTTCAATGAAAATCTGCTCACTGAAGTCAAGATTACTAAAGCTCAGCTGTCAGAGATTGAGCAGAGACACAAAGAACTGGTCAATCTGGAGAACCAGATCAAAGATGTGAAAGAACTCTTTATCCAGATCTCACTTCTGGTGGAGGAGCAAGGGCAGATGATCAACAACATAGAAATCTACATGAACAACGCTCAAGAATATACTCAAGCATCTAAAGAAAAGTTTGGGCTTGCAGTCAGGTATAAAAGAAGAAACCCTTGCAAAGCAATTTGCTGCTGGTGTTGTCCGTGCTGCAGATGA